In the Hordeum vulgare subsp. vulgare chromosome 7H, MorexV3_pseudomolecules_assembly, whole genome shotgun sequence genome, one interval contains:
- the LOC123412917 gene encoding putative disease resistance RPP13-like protein 1, whose amino-acid sequence MEVALATAALSVSFKLAASPALKKLLSNASTYLGVDMAHELHELDTTILPQFELLIEAADKGNHRPKLDNWLQEIKEGFYLAEDLLDEHEYNILKRQAKGKDSLPANASSISNTLMRPLRAASTRLSNLSSQNRKLIQHLNELKTTLAKAKDFRQLLCVPAGYDAENRPISSAVVPETTSIPPLKVFGRDKDRDHIIKCLTKTTASSESSTAMYSVLAIVGAGGMGKSTLAQLVYNDNRVKEYFDVTMWVSISRKLDVRRHTREIIESASRGECPRIDNLDTLQRKLTDILQESGKFLLVLDDVWFEPGNQREWDQLFAPLVSQQTGSRVLVTTRQNSFPAALCCEKVCPLENMEDAQFLALFKHHAFSGPEIKNLQLRKRLEDFAEKIAKRLGQSPLAAKIVGSQLKGETNITAWKDALTIQVDKLSEPMRALLWSYDKLDPRLQRCFLYCSLFPKGHKYVIDELVHLWIAEGLVDSCNQSKRVEDIARDYFKEMISVSFFQPFYEKCYVMHDLLHDLAESLSKKDYFRLEDDKVMEIPSTVRHLSVCVGSMKQHKQSICKLHHLRTIICIDPLMDDVGDLFSQILQNLKKLRVLSLSSYNSSKLPESVGELKHLRYLNIIRTLISELPTSLCTLYHLQLLLFSHKVESLPEKLCDLRKLRHIESHDDKIYTLSEEALPQIPNIGMLTSLQQLREFSVQNKNGHELQQLGDMNQIRGSLSVTNIENGTGKDQALESKLHQKIHLGSLRLVWGSKNKTNAEGSLHFEILEGVMPPPQLENLEIDGYRSSKHPGWLLDGSYFENLESLSFVNCSALERLPSNTELYRNCSSLVLRDVPKLKKLPCLPPCLKTLLVHKCPLLVFSSNDALEHDDKTENFMRTNHLASQLGLIWELDLGSNIRRLLSQEHSFLKQLMIFMHVDVAHVQKLENAIEREEDEVLVKEDVIMACILCHEQRMRLIYGRTIGLPLVPPSGLCELELSSCSITDGALAVCLDGLASLKRLVLVEIMTLTTLPSEEVLQHLTKLDSLFIVDSWCLRSLGGLRAATSLSEVGLGSCPCLEFARGSERLPLSLKKLSIENCVLAADFLCTDWPQMEYISINNCRSPASLFVVGSLTSVHALILHNLPDLCTLEGLSIQEFDLVQLVDVPKLIPECISQLRVKHILQVSSSALLNNMLSAEGFTVPTSLSLDKCKEPFISLDESLNFTSVRTLTFSDCQMNSLPTNLKRFPNLRNLLIICCRNISCLPDLPSSLQQICIWDCSELLKESCRAPDGESWPKIAHIRWKNIR is encoded by the coding sequence ATGGAAGTGGCGTTAGCTACTGCTGCCTTAAGCGTAAGCTTCAAATTGGCTGCATCGCCGGCCTTAAAGAAGCTCCTTTCTAATGCTTCAACGTACCTTGGAGTGGATATGGCGCATGAGCTCCATGAACTGGACACCACTATCTTGCCGCAGTTCGAGCTGTTGATTGAAGCAGCAGATAAGGGAAACCACAGGCCCAAGTTGGACAATTGGCTTCAGGAAATCAAAGAAGGCTTCTACCTAGCTGAAGACTTGCTGGACGAGCATGAGTATAACATCCTCAAGCGCCAAGCAAAGGGGAAGGATTCCTTGCCAGCCAATGCCTCCTCCATCAGCAACACTTTAATGAGGCCTCTGCGTGCTGCATCAACCAGGctgtccaatttgagctctcaaaACAGAAAGCTAATTCAACATCTGAATGAACTGAAGACCACCCTGGCGAAAGCCAAGGACTTCCGTCAACTGCTCTGCGTACCAGCTGGTTATGATGCAGAGAACCGTCCCATATCATCAGCTGTTGTTCCTGAGACCACATCAATAccacctctgaaagtgtttggtCGTGACAAGGATCGTGATCATATAATAAAGTGTCTTACCAAGACAACTGCTAGTTCTGAGTCTAGTACAGCCATGTACTCGGTTTTGGCCATTGTTGGAGCTGGAGGCATGGGAAAGTCCACCTTGGCACAGCTTGTTTACAATGACAATAGGGTAAAAGAATATTTTGATGTGACGATGTGGGTAAGCATCTCACGCAAACTTGATGTCCGCCGTCATACACGAGAGATCATTGAGTCAGCCTCTCGGGGAGAATGCCCACGCATTGATAACCTTGATACTCTGCAGCGCAAATTGACAGACATACTGCAAGAATCAGGGAAATTCCTACTTGTATTGGATGATGTTTGGTTTGAACCTGGCAATCAGAGGGAATGGGACCAATTGTTTGCTCCTCTAGTTTCCCAACAGACGGGAAGCAGAGTTTTGGTAACCACTCGACAGAATTCATTTCCAGCTGCTCTTTGTTGTGAAAAAGTGTGTCCTCTAGAAAACATGGAAGATGCTCAGTTCTTGGCACTCTTCAAACACCATGCATTCTCTGGACCAGAAATTAAAAATCTGCAGTTGCGCAAGAGGTTGGAagattttgcagagaagattgctAAAAGGCTTGGACAATCTCCTTTGGCGGCAAAAATTGTGGGTTCCCAGTTGAAAGGGGAAACAAATATCACGGCATGGAAGGATGCTCTTACCATACAGGTTGACAAATTAAGTGAGCCCATGAGAGCTCTGTTGTGGAGTTATGATAAGTTAGATCCACGTCTGCAGAGGTGCTTCCTATACTGCAGCTTGTTTCCAAAAGGCCACAAGTATGTCATTGATGAGCTGGTTCATCTTTGGATTGCTGAGGGCCTTGTTGATTCATGCAATCAAAGCAAGAGAGTTGAAGATATTGCGAGAGATTACTTCAAGGAGATGATCTCTGTTTCGTTCTTTCAACCATTTTATGAGAAATGCTATGTTATGCATGATCTCCTTCATGATCTGGCAGAATCACTCTCCAAGAAAGACTACTTCAGGTTGGAAGATGATAAGGTGATGGAAATTCCATCCACTGTTCGACATCTATCTGTTTGTGTTGGTAGTATGAAGCAACACAAGCAAAGTATCTGCAAGCTACATCATTTACGCACTATAATCTGCATAGACCCCCTGATGGATGATGTAGGTGACCTTTTTAGTCAGATACTACAGAATTTGAAGAAGTTGCGTGTACTATCTTTGTCTTCTTACAACAGCAGTAAGTTGCCTGAATCTGTTGGTGAGTTGAAGCACCTTCGGTATTTGAACATCATCAGAACGCTGATTTCTGAATTGCCAACATCACTGTGTACTCTTTACCACTTGCAGTTACTTTTGTTTAGTCACAAAGTTGAGAGTTTGCCTGAGAAGCTGTGTGATTTAAGAAAGTTACGACATATTGAAAGTCATGATGATAAAATATACACGTTAAGCGAAGAAGCACTGCCACAAATTCCTAACATTGGCATGCTAACTTCACTTCAACAACTCCGGGAATTTTCTGTACAAAATAAAAATGGACATGAGTTGCAACAGCTGGGGGACATGAACCAGATTCGTGGCAGTTTAAGTGTCACAAATATTGAGAATGGCACTGGAAAGGATCAAGCTTTAGAATCGAAGCTGCATCAGAAAATTCATCTTGGCAGCTTGCGACTTGTCTGGGGTTCCAAGAATAAAACGAATGCAGAGGGTAGTTTACATTTTGAGATTCTAGAAGGCGTGATGCCACCGCCTCAACTTGAGAATCTTGAAATTGACGGTTACAGATCTTCAAAACACCCAGGCTGGTTACTTGATGGTTCGTATTTTGAGAATTTGGAATCTTTGAGCTTTGTTAATTGCAGCGCCTTGGAAAGACTACCATCCAATACTGAACTATATAGGAATTGCTCTTCACTTGTCCTCCGAGATGTGCCAAAGCTAAAGAAATTACCTTGTCTTCCACCATGCCTTAAAACGTTACTAGTACACAAATGCCCACTGCTTGTATTTAGTTCCAACGATGCGTTGGAACATGATGATAAGACAGAGAATTTCATGAGGACAAACCACTTGGCATCACAACTTGGTTTAATCTGGGAGTTAGATTTAGGATCAAATATTAGGAGACTACTCTCACAGGAACATTCATTTCTAAAGCAGTTGATGATATTTATGCATGTAGATGTGGCACATGTTCAGAAACTTGAAAATGCTATAGAAAGAGAGGAAGATGAAGTATTGGTAAAAGAGGATGTCATCATGGCATGTATATTGTGTCACGAGCAGAGAATGAGACTCATCTATGGAAGGACCATTGGGCTGCCGCTGGTTCCACCATCAGGACTTTGTGAACTTGAACTTTCTTCATGCAGTATTACAGATGGAGCTTTAGCTGTTTGCCTTGATGGCCTGGCTTCACTGAAAAGATTGGTCTTGGTAGAGATTATGACTTTAACCACGCTTCCTTCAGAagaggtcctccaacatttgacaaAACTTGACTCTTTGTTCATCGTAGATAGCTGGTGTCTCAGGTCATTAGGGGGCTTACGAGCTGCTACCTCCCTTTCAGAAGTTGGACTGGGATCGTGCCCTTGTTTAGAGTTCGCACGTGGATCAGAACGCTTGCCATTATCCCTTAAGAAACTCAGTATAGAGAACTGCGTGCTTGCAGCTGACTTCCTCTGTACTGACTGGCCACAGATGGAATATATTAGCATAAACAACTGCAGAAGCCCCGCAAGCTTGTTTGTTGTTGGTAGCCTCACCTCTGTCCATGCACTCATTCTGCATAACTTGCCAGATTTATGTACACTTGAAGGATTGTCTATCCAGGAATTTGATTTGGTACAATTGGTTGATGTTCCGAAACTTATCCCTGAGTGTATCTCACAGTTACGAGTCAAGCACATACTCCAAGTTAGCAGTTCTGCACTACTCAACAACATGCTCTCAGCTGAAGGTTTCACAGTTCCAACAAGTCTCTCTCTTGACAAATGCAAGGAACCATTCATTTCATTAGATGAATCCTTAAATTTCACATCTGTCAGGACCCTGACATTCAGTGACTGTCAAATGAATTCCCTGCCAACAAATCTGAAGCGCTTCCCCAATCTGCGGAATCTCCTTATCATTTGCTGCCGCAACATATCATGTTTACCGGATCTGCCGTCGTCCCTCCAGCAGATATGCATATGGGATTGTAGTGAGCTGTTGAAGGAGAGCTGCCGAGCACCTGATGGAGAAAGTTGGCCAAAGATCGCGCATATCCGCTGGAAGAACATTAGATGA